CTTAAAAACTCTTTGAAATTGCGTTCACCGATAAAACAGATCCCTGTAGAATCTTTTTTCGTTGCCGTGGCAAGGCCTGCTTCCTTCGCAATTTCACGGACTTCCTTCTTATCAATGTGCCCAAGCGGAAACATGACTTTTTCCAACTGTTCTTGAGTAAGCTGGTTCAAGAAGTACGTTTGATCTTTATTATTATCAACACCGCGAAGCATTTTGTATTCGCCATCCCGGTATTCAACCTGTGCGTAATGACCTGTAGCCACATAATCGGCACCAAGGCTTACAGCATGTTCAAGGAAGGCCTTGAACTTGATTTCCTTATTGCACATTACATCCGGATTTGGGGTACGGCCCGCTTTATACTCATCCAAGAAATAAGTGAAAACTTTATCCCAATACTGCTTTTCGAAATTGACCGCATAATAAGGGATGCCGATTTGATTACAAACGGCAATTACATCATTGTAATCTTCCGTTGCCGTACAAACTCCGTTTTCATCTGTATCATCCCAGTTCTTCATGAAAATCCCGACCACATCATAGCCTTGATTCTTCAATAGCAGGGCTGACACAGAAGAATCCACGCCTCCTGACATACCCACGACGACGCGGGTGTCCTGTGGTGCTTTTCTCATTCTGTCACCTCATTTATTTAAAGCAGGAATTATCTTCCCACTAATCTATTAACGATTTTCACGGTGGTTTCAGCCGCCTGCCTTACTTCCTCTTCCGTATTGTTCAGACCGAAGCTGAAACGAATCGAATTCTTCGTCCGCTCCGAATCTTTCCCGAACATCGCCACAAGCACATGCGACGGATCGATTGACCCAGCAGTACAAGCGGATCCGCTCGATACAGCAACACCTGCCAAGTCCATATTGACGAGCATCGATTCCACATTCGTACCCGGAATACTGACATTCAGCAAATGCGGCAGCGACTGTTCCATAGATCCGTTAATTTCATATTGTACATCCGCCTCAGCAAAGACGGCAAGCAATACGTCTTTAAATCGCTTGTATTGCTCCTTTTTCTTTTCCATCGTGCTTTGTGCAATTGAAACAGCTTCTGAAAAACCGGCAATGGCCGGCACACTCTCCGTACCAGCACGGCGCTTGCGTTCTTGTTCACCGCCATATAATTGCGGATTCAGCTTCAAACCTTCACGCATATAAAGAAAACCGATTCCTTTGGGACCGTTGATTTTATGCGCGGATACACTCAGCAAATCCACTCCCAACTCGCGAACGTCGATAGAGATCAAACCATATGCCTGAACCGCATCCGTATGGAATATGGCTTGATGCCCCTTAAGCAGCTGTCCAATTTCAGCAATCGGCTGGATCGTTCCAACCTCATTATTGCCGAACATGACTGAAACCAAAATCGTGTCGTCCCGCAATGCCGCCCTTAAATCGGCAATTGAAATAAACCCCGCTTCATTCACAGGTAAATACGTGACCTCAAAGCCAGACTTCTCAAGGTATTGGCATGTATGCAAAACCGCATGATGCTCGATCTCCGTCGTAATGATGTGCTTCCCTTTTTCTTTATAAGCATTCGCAACACCTATGATCGCCGTATTATCAGCCTCGGTTCCACCGCTCGTGAAAATGATTTCATTCCGCCCCGCACCGATGCTAGCCGCAATACTCGAACGCGCCTCATCCAAAACATGGCGCGCCTCCCGCCCGAAAGCATGAATGCTCGATGGATTTCCGAAGTCATGGCTCATGACTGTCATCATCCTATCGATCACCTTCGGATGCATCGG
This sequence is a window from Brevibacillus sp. JNUCC-41. Protein-coding genes within it:
- the mnmA gene encoding tRNA 2-thiouridine(34) synthase MnmA, which produces MRKAPQDTRVVVGMSGGVDSSVSALLLKNQGYDVVGIFMKNWDDTDENGVCTATEDYNDVIAVCNQIGIPYYAVNFEKQYWDKVFTYFLDEYKAGRTPNPDVMCNKEIKFKAFLEHAVSLGADYVATGHYAQVEYRDGEYKMLRGVDNNKDQTYFLNQLTQEQLEKVMFPLGHIDKKEVREIAKEAGLATATKKDSTGICFIGERNFKEFLSNYLPAQPGDMVTMDGKVMGKHDGLMYYTIGQRHGLGIGGSGEPWFVAGKDLKRNVLYVCQGFDNDVLYSNSLRAVNVSWVAEHIPADEFTCTAKFRYRQVDSGVKVKVMENGDVEVIFDEPVRAITPGQAVVFYDGEVCLGGGTIDEVFKKGEKLTYVG
- a CDS encoding cysteine desulfurase family protein — encoded protein: MDRIYLDHAATSPMHPKVIDRMMTVMSHDFGNPSSIHAFGREARHVLDEARSSIAASIGAGRNEIIFTSGGTEADNTAIIGVANAYKEKGKHIITTEIEHHAVLHTCQYLEKSGFEVTYLPVNEAGFISIADLRAALRDDTILVSVMFGNNEVGTIQPIAEIGQLLKGHQAIFHTDAVQAYGLISIDVRELGVDLLSVSAHKINGPKGIGFLYMREGLKLNPQLYGGEQERKRRAGTESVPAIAGFSEAVSIAQSTMEKKKEQYKRFKDVLLAVFAEADVQYEINGSMEQSLPHLLNVSIPGTNVESMLVNMDLAGVAVSSGSACTAGSIDPSHVLVAMFGKDSERTKNSIRFSFGLNNTEEEVRQAAETTVKIVNRLVGR